A window of Streptomyces sp. NBC_00878 genomic DNA:
CCGAACGCCGACGCGCGCGCGGACTGGCGGCGACCTCGATCTCCTGGGGACTGTGGGACCTCGGACAGGACCGGACCGCGCATCGCGATCACGGTGTCGGCTTCCTGTCCAGAGAACTGGCCTTCACCGCGCTGCGGCACGCCCTGGACCGTGACGAAACCACGGTCACCCTCGCGGACCTCGACTGGAACCGGTTCTTACCGCGTCCGCTCCTGCGCCACGTCATCCCCGCCGCGCCCGAGCCCCCCGTGTCCGAGTCCGGGGATCCCGGACCGGACGCGCGTCCCGAGAGCCCGCGTTCGGAACGGGAACTGCTCGACCTCGTCCGCGCGCAGGCCGCCACCGTGCTCGGCTTCGCCGACATCAACGAGGTCCAGCCGACCAGCGCGTTCAAGAACATGGGCTTCGACTCCCTCACGGCGGTCGAGCTGCGCAACCGGCTCTCGGAGGCCGTCGGCCGCCGCATGCCAGCGACACTGGTGTTCGACTACCCGACGCCCGCGGCCGTCGTCGAATTCCTCCGCGGCGAACCCGCTCAACCGGTTCCCGTGCGGGACGGCGCGGACCCGGACGAGCCCATCGCGATCGTCGCGATGAGCTGCCGCTATCCGGGCGGCATCGCCTCGCCGGAGGACCTGTGGCAGCTGGTGGCCGACGGCCGGGACGCCGTCGGCGACTTCCCGGCCGACCGGGACTGGGATCTCGCCCTCTACGACCCCGAGCCGGGAGTCCCCGGGAAGTCCTACGTCTGGCGCGGCGGCTTCCTCGACGGCTTCGCGGACTTCGATCCGGGGTTCTTCGGGATCAACCCGCGTGAGGCGTTGGTGATCGACCCGCAGCAGCGGCTGCTGCTGGAGACCTCGTGGGAGCTGTTCGAACGAGCCGGCGTCGACCCGGAATCGTTGCGCGGCAGCCGTTCCGGGGTGTTCATCGGCAGCAACATCCAGGACTACGCGGCCCGGGTGCTCGCCGGTGACGACCTGACCGGCGGCTATGCCGGGATGGGCAACTCGGCCAGCGTGATGTCCGGACGACTGTCGTACGTGTACGGACTGGAAGGCCCGTCACTCACCGTCGACACGGCGTGCTCCTCATCGCTGTCCGCGCTGCACCTGGCCGTCCAGGCGCTGCGCGGGGGTGAGTGCGAACTGGCGGTCGCCGGCGGTGTGACCGCGATGTCGTCGCCGCTGAGCTACGTGGAGTTCAGCAGCCAGCGCGCGCTCGCCGCCGACGGCTACTGCCGGGCGTTCTCCGGCGATGCCGACGGGACCGTACTGTCCGAGGGCGTCGGCCTGCTGCTGCTGGAGAAGTTGTCCGACGCCCGGCGCCACGGCCACGCGGTGCTGGGCCTGGTTCGCGGCTCGGCGGTGAACCAGGACGGCGCGAGCAACGGACTGAGCGCGCCCAATGGTCCCGCCCAGCAGCGGGTGATCCGCCAGGCGCTCGCCGCCTCCGGCCTCGAACCGTCCGAGGTGGACGCCGTCGAGGCCCACGGGACCGGTACGCGGCTGGGTGATCCGATCGAGGCGCAGGCGCTGCTGGCCACCTACGGCCGGGACCGCGACACGCCCCTGCTCCTGGGGTCGCTGAAGTCCAACATCGGCCACGCGCAGGCGGCGGCGGGTGTCGGCGGCGTGATCAAGATGGTGATGGCCATGCGACACGCCGTGCTGCCCAAGACCCTGCACGTCAACGAGCCCACCCCGCACGTGGACTGGTCGGACGGCGAGGTCGAGCTGCTGACGGACGCGGTGCCGTGGCCGGACAACGGGCATCCCCGGCGATCCGGCGTGTCGTCGTTCGGGCTGTCGGGCACCAACGCACACGTCATCCTGGAGCAAGCCCCCGAGGACCTCGCAGCCCCGGAAGCCCTTGCAGTTCCTGGAGGCCTCGAAGTCCCCGAAGGCCTCGCAGCCCCCGCAGCCTCCGACGTGTCCGGCGCCGGTGAAGTAGGCGCCCCACCGCACGCTGCCACCGTCGCGCCGCTGCCGCTGCCGCTGCCGCTGTCGGCGAAGGACGAAGCCGGACTCCGGGCCCAGGCGGACCGGGTCGGTGGGATCTTCGCCGACCATAAGCCCAAGGACATCGCGTTCTCGCTGGCCACGACCCGGTCCCGGTTCGCGCATCGGGCCGTGGTCGTCGGCGGCGACGCCGAGGCGGGCCTGGCCGCGCTCGCCGCCGGTGAACTCTCCGCCCATGTCGTCACCGGCGTCGCGGCGGAGCCTGCCGACATCGTGTTCGTCTTCCCCGGCCAGGGATCCCAGTGGACCGGCATGGGGCGCGAACTGCTGGACACCGCGCCGGTGTTCCGGGACGAGCTGACGGCGTGTTCGGCCGCCTTCGAGCAGGTCCTGGGCTGGTCGGTGCTGGACGTGGTCCGTGCCGGTGAACCGGTCACGCGCATCGACGTCGTACAGCCGGTGCTGTTCTCGATCATGGTGTCGCTGGCCGCGCTGTGGCGTTCCTACGGTGTTGAGCCCGCCGCGGTCGCCGGTACGAGCCAGGGCGAGATCGCGGCGGCGTACGTGGCCGGTGTACTCAGCCTCGACGACGCCGCGCGCGTGGTCGGGCTGCGCAGTCGGCTGCTCGCCGAACGGCTGGTCGGCCGTGGCGTGCTGGCCTCCGTCGCGCTGCCGGTCGACCAGGTCGAGGCGAGGCTGCCCGCCGGAATGAGCATCGCCGGTGTGAACGCACCACGGCTGGTGAACGTCGCCGGGGACGTCGCGGCCGTCGAGCAGTTGGTGGCCGAGCTCTCCGCGGAGGGAGTGCGGGCGAGGGTGGTGGCCTCGTCGGTCGCCACACACAGCGCACAGGTCGACGACCTGCACGACGAGCTGATGACGCTGCTGGCCGGCATCGAGCACCGGCCCGCCGAGGTGCCGTTCTACTCGGCGGTGACCGGCGCCCGGCACGACGGCCCGGACGTTCGGTACTGGTTCGACAACATGCGGGAACCGGTGCTGTTCGACCGGGTCCTGCGAACGATGCTGGCGGACGGATTCCGCACCGTGATCGAGGTGAGCCCGCACCCCGTGCTGGGTGCCGCTGTCGAGGGCGTGCTCGACGACACCGGTGGCGACGCGACCGTGGTCGCCACCCTGCGCCGGGACGACGGCGGCCTGCGGCGGATGCTCACCAGCGCCGCCGAACTGCACGTCCGAGGTGTAAGGGTCGACTGGCGTGCGGCCTTCGCCGGCAGCGGCGCCCTACCGGTCGACCTGCCGACCTATCCCTTCCAACGGCGGCGGTTCTGGCCCGACTACGCCGGTCTGACGGCACCGACCGGTTCGCTCGACCATGCGGTGCTGACCGCGAGCACCACCGTGGCCGAGGACGGCGGTGTCCTCGTCACCGGGCGCGCCGGGCCGGCCTGGCTGGTCGATCGGCCGCTGCCCTCGGCACTGGTGGAGCTCGCGATCCGGGCCGGCGACGAGGCCGGTTGCGGCGTGCTCGAAGAACTCGTGGTGCGGGACCCCGTCCTCCCGAAAGCCGATCTCCAGGTGTGGGTCGGTGGTCCCGACGAGCTCGGCCGCCGGGCGTTCACGATCCGTTCCGGGGCCGACGGCGGGGAGTGGACGTCGCACGCGAGCGGCGTGCTGGGGACCGACGGGCCGCCGCCGGACTTCGAGCTGACCGAGGACTTCACCGAGGTACGCCTCGACGGTGACCGGCTCGGCGACCGGTTCGTCCTGCACCCGCTGCTGCTCGAAGCCGCGCTGCCGGCGGAATCCGGCCTGGTCCCCGTGCGCTGGCAGGGTGTTGTCCTGCACGCGACCGGCGCCGCCGTGCTGCGGGTACGTGTCGTCCGGATCGACGAACACTCGGCGTCGGTGCGGATCGCGGACCACACCGGCGCACCGGTCGCAACGATCGACGCGGTCACGTTCGGTCCGGTGCCCAGGCCGCGGCGGATCGATGACGCCCTCTACGGGATGGACTACGTCCGGATACCCGCGCCCGCCGGCGTGGTGTCCGACGGCGTGGTCCCGGGCGTTGTGGTCGCGGACCTCGGCGAGGACGCCGACGACCCGCACGTGATGGCACACCGTGCGCTGGCGCTGGCGCAGGACTGGCTGACCGCCGAAACGACCGGGGGCCGGCTGGCCTTCGTGACCCGTGGCGCGGTGGCGGCCCGGCCCGGAGACACGGTCGACCATCCGGCCCAGGCCGCTGTCTGGGGCCTGATCCGTTCGGCGCAGACCGAGAACCCCGACCGGTTCGTGCTGGTGGACACCGATGACACGCCCGCGTCCCGTGCCGTGCTCGAAGCTGCCGCCACCGAACCGCAGTTGGTGATCCGCGACGGAGAGGTCCACGTGCCCAGGCTGGTGCGCACCGAGCCCGCACCCGGACGACTCGACCCCGACGGCACCGTGCTGATCACCGGCGCCACCGGGTCGCTCGGCCGCCTGCTGGCCCGGCATCTGGTCGCCGAACACGGCGTCAGGCACCTGCTGTTGCTCAGCAGGGGCGGCCGGGACGAGGAGCTGATGGCTCTCGACGCGGACGTCACCATGGTGGCCTGCGACGTCGCCGACCGTGCCGCACTCGCCGAGGTGATCGGGTCGGTGCCCGCCGACCATCCGCTGACCGCGGTGATCCACGCGGCCGGGACGCTGGACGACGGGCTGATCGCCTCCTTGACCCCGGAACAGATCGACCGGGTGCTGCGGCCCAAGACCGATGCCGCACTGCATCTGCACGAGCTGACCAAGGACCTGCCGCTGTCCGCGTTCGTGCTGTACTCGTCGGCGGCCTCGGCGTTCGGAGGGCCGGGACAGGGCAACTACGCCGCCGCCAACGCCGTACTCGACGCGCTGGCCGCGCACCGGCGTGCCCTCGGGCTGCCGGGCCTCGCCCTGGGCTGGGGCTACTGGGAGCGTGCCAGCGGCATGACCGGACACCTCGACCAGGGCGAACTGGCGAGCAGGATGATCCGCAGCGGCGTCCTTCCCATGACCGCCGAGGAGGGCCTCGCCCTGTTCGACGGGGCGCTGGGCAGCGATCGTGCCCTGCTCCTTCCCATGCGGCTCGACCTCCCCCTCCTGCGCAAGCGCGGCGGACTGCCGCCCGTGCTGCGCGGGCTCGTCCGGACCACTGCCCGGCGTGCGGTGACCACCCCGACCCCATCGGTCAACGACCGGCTGGCCGGGCTGACCGAAGCGGATCGGGACCAGGCCGTGCTGGACCTGGTGCGGGCCACGGTGGCCGGTGCGAGCGGGCATGCGGACGCCGACACCGTCGAGCCGACCAGGTCGTTCAAGGAACTCGGATTCGACTCCCTGACCTCGGTCGAACTGCGCAACCGCCTGGCGGCGGCGACCGGCGTACGGCTGAAGGCCACCGCGGCCTTCGACTACCCGACACCGGCCGCGATCGCCCAACACCTGGTGGAAACCCTGTTCCCCCAGGAGCAGCCGGTGCACGACGAGTTCGACGAGATGGATCTGGACGCCCTGGTCGCGCAGGCGCTCGACGAGGCCTGAGGAGACGGTGATGGTGGTTTCGACCGAGCGGCTGGCCGACGCCCTGCGCGCGGCGATGCGCGAGAACGAGCGGCTGCGCACGGAGAAGGAACGGCTGACCGAGCCGGTGGCGATCGTCGGCATGGCGTGCCGCTACCCGGGCGGTGTGACGACGCCGCAGGAGCTGTGGAGGTTCGTCGCCGACGGCGCGGACGCGATCGGCGATCCACCGACCGACCGGGGCTGGAATCCGACGAACGGACGACAAGGCGGATTCCTGCACGACGCCGCCGACTTCGACCGCGAGTTCTTCGGCCTGACCGAGGAGGAGGCACTCGCATCCGACCCGCAGCAGCGGCTGCTGCTGGAAACCTCCTGGGAGGCGCTCGAGTCGGCCGGCATCGATCCGCTGTCGCTGCGCGGCAGCCGGACGGGCGTGTACGCGGGGGTCATCTTCCACGACTACGCCTACCGGTTCCGGCCACCACCCCCCGGCATCCGCGGGTACGCCTACTTCGGCAGCGCCGGCAGTGTCGCCGTGGGCCGGCTCGCGTTCCACTACGGATTCGAGGGCCCGGCGATGTCGCTGGACACGGCGTGCTCTTCATCCCTGGTCGCGATGCATCTGGCGGTGCAGGCGCTGCGACGGCAGGAGTGTTCCCTCGCGCTGGCCGGGGGAGTGGCCGTGATGTCGACGCCGGAACTCTTCGAGGAGACCGCCCGGCAGGGCGAAGCACTGGCGGGGGACGGACGCTGCAAGTCCTTCGCCGCGGCGGCGGACGGCATGGGGCTGTCCGAAGGAGCGGGAATGGCCGTACTGGAGCGGCTGTCCGACGCGGTACGCCACGGCCACCCGGTCCTGGCCGTGATCCGTGGCAGCGCGGTCAACCAGAGCGGCGCCGCGAACGGATTCGGCGCACCGAACGGCCCGTCGCAGGAGCGGTTGATCAGGCAGGCCCTCGCCGACGCCGCGGTGTCGGCAGGCGACGTGGATGTCGTCGAGGCGCACGGGACCGGTACCCCGGTCGGCGATCCGATCGAGGCCAACGCCCTGGCCGCCGTGTACGGGGCCGGCCGGACCCGTCCGCCGCTCTTGCTGGGGTCGATGAAGTCGAACTTCGGGCACACCCAGTCCGCGGCCGGGATCGGCGGAGTCATCAAGATGGTGCAGGCGATGCGGTACGGCCTTGTGCCGCCGACGTTGCACGTCGACCGGGCTTCGCCGCACGTGGACTGGGACGGTGTCGAACTCGTCCGGCGCCCGACGGCGTGGCCGGCCGGTCCCGGGCCGCGGCGAGCCGCCGTCTCGGCTTTCGGCGTCAGCGGCACCAACGCCCATCTGGTACTGGAACAGGCGCCGCCGTCCGCGACCGAGGCACCGGTGGCGCGGACGGTTCCCTGGGTTCTCTCGGCGCGGAGCGCCGAGGCGCTGGCCGCACAGGCCGAACGTCTTCTGGCGTACGTGGGGGATCGGCCGGAACTGTCAGTGGTCGACGTGGCGTTCACGCTGGCGGTCGGCCGGGCGTCCCTGCCCGTGCGCGCCGCCGTCGTCGCCGACGATCTCGGCGACTTTCAGCGCGGTCTCGAAGACATCGCCAAGAATCCCGAAGCGCCGGTGGGAAAAGGGGCTGCCTTGGACATCGTCGAACATTTTGTGCGGGGCGCGAATGTCGACTGGCGGACGTATTTCGAGGGAACGGGCGGACGGTTCATAGAACTGCCCACCGCCGCATTCCGCCGCCGACGCCATTGGCTCTGACAGCGCTGCGGGAATCGACGGTGCCCGTCGATCGTCGAGTATGCCGGACGCTCACCGCGGACCCGGCCGGATGCGAGGATTTCTGATGGCAACGCAGTTTGGCGTGGGAATGCCCACGCTGGCGGCAGCGGGTAACGACTTCCCGCTCGCCGAATCAGCTCGACGAGCGGAGCAACTGGGGTTCGACTCGCTGTGGGTGGTGGATCACCTCATTTTCCATACGGGCATCGTCGAGCCGGTGACAGCGCTGGCGACAGCCGCCGCCGTCACCGAAGACATCGGCCTCGGCTTCGGCGTTCTCCAGGCGGCGATGCGGCAACCGGCACTCCTGGCCAAGCAACTGGCGTCCTTGCAACTGCTGTCGCGGGACCGGATCCGGCTCGGCGTCGGCGTCGGTGGCGAGAACCCTGCCGAGTGGGCCGCCGCCGGCGTTCCGCCCGGCACCCGCGGCAGACGCACGGACGCGTTGCTCGCCGCGCTGCCCGGCCTTCTGGCAGGTCAAGCGGTGCGGCTCGGCCCTCCCTACGACCTCGACGTCCCCGCACTGGCCCCCGCCGCGAAGATGCCCCCGGTCTGGATCGGCGGCCGCGGGGAACCGGCACTGAACCGGGCCGCCCGGTACGGCGACGGCTGGCTGGGCCTCTTCCTCGACGCCGCCCGCTTCGACGGACGGCGGAGCCGGCTCGCCGAACTGGCCGAAGCGCTCGGCCGTCCGGCGCCGCGGGTCGGCATCACGGTCTTCACCGCCGTAGACGACCGGCGACCCGGGCCGGTGAAACGCTCCGCCGGGGACTTCCTGGCCGCGGTCTATGGCGGCTCCTCACCACAGATCGAGCGATACCTGATTGCGGGCACTTCGGCCGAAGTGGCCGATGGGCTTGCCGAGTTCCGTGCCGCCGGCGCGGATCTGGTCGTGCTGCTCCCCGCGGCGACCGATTACCTCGACCAATACGAGCGTCTCGCTTCGATTGTGGTCGGCAACTCTTAGGACATCAGAGATATGGGTATCGGAATCATAGGGCTGGGTTCCTACCTGCCCGAGCGGGTGATCACGAACGCGGACATCTGTTCTTGGACGGGCGTCACCGAGGAGTGGATCGAGCAGCGGACCGGAATTCGCGAACGCCGTTATGCCACGCCGGGAATGGTGACCTCCGACCTCGCGGCTCGCGCGGCTCGCGCCGCGCTCTCGTGGCAGGACGGACCCGGCGACGACCGTCTTGCCGCGCTCGTGGTGGCGACGTGCACGCCGGACGTGCCGCAGCCCGCCACGGCAGCCATCGTGCAGCACAAACTGACCATGCGTTCGGTTCCCGCGTTCGACGTCAATTCCGTCTGCGCCGGCTTCGTGTTCGGGCTGGCGGTGGCCGAGGGGATGCTCGCGAGACAGGGCGGCGACGCAACCGCACTGCTGATCGGCGCGGACATGTTCTCGACGATCATGGACCGGACCGATCGCCGAACGGTGACGCTTTTCGGGGACGGGGCGGGCGCGGCGGTGCTCGGCACGGTGCCCGATGGGTACGGCATCCGGGCCATCCGCCTCGTCACCGACGGGGATCGCTACGACGAGGTGACGGTCCGGGCCGGGGGGACCCGCACGCCGCTGGACGCCGCCGCTCTCGCGCGGGGCGATCACCTGTTCCGGATGAACGGCCCGCTGGTGAAGAGCTACGTGATCGCCAGCACCCGCAAGCTGGTCTTCCAGACGCTCGACGAGGCGGGCCTACGGCTGGACGACATCGATCGGTTCGTCTTCCACCAGGCCAACATGCGTCTTCTGGAGGCACTGGCCGATGATCTCGGTGTGTCCATGGACCGAGTGCCGACCACGGTGGGCGAGTTCGGCAACACGGCGGCTGCCTCGGTGGCGGTGACCCTGGACGAATCCCACCGTGCCCGTCCGATCGCTCGTGGCGAGCGGATCCTGATCACGGCGGCGGGTGGCGGGCTCTGTACCGGAGCTGTGGTGATGACCTGGTACTGAGCCCGGATCAGCGGTTGTCCGAACCTGCTTCGAACATTTCCGCGACGTCAGATCGCCCCGGCACGCAATGCGTAGGAAACGGCATGCACCCGATTCTTGAGATCCAGGCGCAGCATCATCTGTTGAATGATGTTCTTGATCGTCCGTTCGGAATAGTGTAATTCGCTGGCGATTTCCTCGGTGCTGCGCCCGTTCGCCAGGAGCCGGAGCACGTCGGCTTCGCGGCGGGTGATGCCGCCGGGATGGCGGCCGTATTCATCGGGGGTGGGATCTTTGCGATTGCGCATTCCGTCGACCAGCCAGCGCGTCGCTATTTGCGGTAAAACTGAACCGCCATAAGCGCTTGTGAGCGCAGTTGCGATGATTGCTTTCGGTGAGACCGTTTTGCAGGAAAGGATGCTGACGACTCCGCAGGCGATCGCGTGGGCCAGCTGTTGTT
This region includes:
- a CDS encoding type I polyketide synthase, translating into MVVSTERLADALRAAMRENERLRTEKERLTEPVAIVGMACRYPGGVTTPQELWRFVADGADAIGDPPTDRGWNPTNGRQGGFLHDAADFDREFFGLTEEEALASDPQQRLLLETSWEALESAGIDPLSLRGSRTGVYAGVIFHDYAYRFRPPPPGIRGYAYFGSAGSVAVGRLAFHYGFEGPAMSLDTACSSSLVAMHLAVQALRRQECSLALAGGVAVMSTPELFEETARQGEALAGDGRCKSFAAAADGMGLSEGAGMAVLERLSDAVRHGHPVLAVIRGSAVNQSGAANGFGAPNGPSQERLIRQALADAAVSAGDVDVVEAHGTGTPVGDPIEANALAAVYGAGRTRPPLLLGSMKSNFGHTQSAAGIGGVIKMVQAMRYGLVPPTLHVDRASPHVDWDGVELVRRPTAWPAGPGPRRAAVSAFGVSGTNAHLVLEQAPPSATEAPVARTVPWVLSARSAEALAAQAERLLAYVGDRPELSVVDVAFTLAVGRASLPVRAAVVADDLGDFQRGLEDIAKNPEAPVGKGAALDIVEHFVRGANVDWRTYFEGTGGRFIELPTAAFRRRRHWL
- a CDS encoding 3-oxoacyl-ACP synthase III family protein; protein product: MGIGIIGLGSYLPERVITNADICSWTGVTEEWIEQRTGIRERRYATPGMVTSDLAARAARAALSWQDGPGDDRLAALVVATCTPDVPQPATAAIVQHKLTMRSVPAFDVNSVCAGFVFGLAVAEGMLARQGGDATALLIGADMFSTIMDRTDRRTVTLFGDGAGAAVLGTVPDGYGIRAIRLVTDGDRYDEVTVRAGGTRTPLDAAALARGDHLFRMNGPLVKSYVIASTRKLVFQTLDEAGLRLDDIDRFVFHQANMRLLEALADDLGVSMDRVPTTVGEFGNTAAASVAVTLDESHRARPIARGERILITAAGGGLCTGAVVMTWY
- a CDS encoding type I polyketide synthase encodes the protein MSTEDRLRHLLRQATTELQRTTRRVHELEGRGSEPVAIVGMGCRYPGGVASPEDLWQLVASEGDAVSDAPADRGWNIDALYDPVPGTPGRTYVRRGGFLQDAADFDAPFFGISPREALGMDPQQRQLLEVSQEALERAGLRPETLRGSKTGVFVGMCYQGYGFRDLEVAEEASGYLVTGDAMSVASGRIAYTFGFEGPAITLDTACSSSLVSLHLAIQALRDGDCSLALSGGVAVMSTTRGFVEFSRQRGLATDGRCKAFASAADGMGWGEGAGMLVLERLSDAERNGHRILAVIRGSAINQDGASNGLAAPNGPAQERVIRQALVNADLSTVDVDMVEAHGTGTTLGDPIEAQALLATYGQRRERPLLLGSVKSNMGHAQAAAGVAGVIKTVMSLRHGVVPKTLHIDEPTSHVDWSSGAVELATQQVPWPETGRPRRAGVSAFGISGTNAHVILEQAATPQAPSPVDAPAIVPWVLSGRTDAALEAQAARLGEYVAAGKPSTLDVGHSLATTRSAHRSRAVLLAPDRDGALEKLSALAGGRPLPGLVQGVATHEDGKPVFVFPGQGSQWVGMASDLLESSPVFAERMAECAAAFEPLVDWSLLDVLGDAKALERVEVVQPVLFAVMVSLAALWRSMGVEPAAVVGHSQGEIAAACVVGALSLADATTVVVLRSKLIAEELAGRGGMMSVALSPDAIAERIDDRVSVAAVNGPSSVVVSGEPAALHELHASLTSDGVQAKIIPVDYASHSAQVESIRARLLDELSGIRPGPAEIPFWSTVTGEVLDTGLLDADYWYRNLRQTVRLAETVRTLIDSEHSVFVEASAHPTLAMSIQDSAEAAGRDVVVVGSLRRDDGGLERFLTSAAELHVRGVDVDWSTVLAGGRHVDLPTYAFEHQRYWLEATGGARRESVVDGLRYRITWEKVPEHPAPSLTGTWLVVAPASGGPAAECARALSEQGADVIVTDVPPSDLPEVAGVLSLLPAGDLLTLLQAGIDAPHWCVTRAAATDPEQSQVWGLGRVAGVEWPERWGGAIDLPELVDAEARLRLCSALTGDEDEVEIRPEGTYARRLVRATATPVRDWKARGTALVTGDGGPIGPLIARWLLRNGADHVVLTGAPAHQIDEPDVTVSDCDVTDRDALAALVEHHGPIRTVVHAAGAATLTPLADTGRDDFTDILASRADSASHLDELLGADTDAFVLFSSISGVWGSKDHAAHAAGSAHLDAVAERRRARGLAATSISWGLWDLGQDRTAHRDHGVGFLSRELAFTALRHALDRDETTVTLADLDWNRFLPRPLLRHVIPAAPEPPVSESGDPGPDARPESPRSERELLDLVRAQAATVLGFADINEVQPTSAFKNMGFDSLTAVELRNRLSEAVGRRMPATLVFDYPTPAAVVEFLRGEPAQPVPVRDGADPDEPIAIVAMSCRYPGGIASPEDLWQLVADGRDAVGDFPADRDWDLALYDPEPGVPGKSYVWRGGFLDGFADFDPGFFGINPREALVIDPQQRLLLETSWELFERAGVDPESLRGSRSGVFIGSNIQDYAARVLAGDDLTGGYAGMGNSASVMSGRLSYVYGLEGPSLTVDTACSSSLSALHLAVQALRGGECELAVAGGVTAMSSPLSYVEFSSQRALAADGYCRAFSGDADGTVLSEGVGLLLLEKLSDARRHGHAVLGLVRGSAVNQDGASNGLSAPNGPAQQRVIRQALAASGLEPSEVDAVEAHGTGTRLGDPIEAQALLATYGRDRDTPLLLGSLKSNIGHAQAAAGVGGVIKMVMAMRHAVLPKTLHVNEPTPHVDWSDGEVELLTDAVPWPDNGHPRRSGVSSFGLSGTNAHVILEQAPEDLAAPEALAVPGGLEVPEGLAAPAASDVSGAGEVGAPPHAATVAPLPLPLPLSAKDEAGLRAQADRVGGIFADHKPKDIAFSLATTRSRFAHRAVVVGGDAEAGLAALAAGELSAHVVTGVAAEPADIVFVFPGQGSQWTGMGRELLDTAPVFRDELTACSAAFEQVLGWSVLDVVRAGEPVTRIDVVQPVLFSIMVSLAALWRSYGVEPAAVAGTSQGEIAAAYVAGVLSLDDAARVVGLRSRLLAERLVGRGVLASVALPVDQVEARLPAGMSIAGVNAPRLVNVAGDVAAVEQLVAELSAEGVRARVVASSVATHSAQVDDLHDELMTLLAGIEHRPAEVPFYSAVTGARHDGPDVRYWFDNMREPVLFDRVLRTMLADGFRTVIEVSPHPVLGAAVEGVLDDTGGDATVVATLRRDDGGLRRMLTSAAELHVRGVRVDWRAAFAGSGALPVDLPTYPFQRRRFWPDYAGLTAPTGSLDHAVLTASTTVAEDGGVLVTGRAGPAWLVDRPLPSALVELAIRAGDEAGCGVLEELVVRDPVLPKADLQVWVGGPDELGRRAFTIRSGADGGEWTSHASGVLGTDGPPPDFELTEDFTEVRLDGDRLGDRFVLHPLLLEAALPAESGLVPVRWQGVVLHATGAAVLRVRVVRIDEHSASVRIADHTGAPVATIDAVTFGPVPRPRRIDDALYGMDYVRIPAPAGVVSDGVVPGVVVADLGEDADDPHVMAHRALALAQDWLTAETTGGRLAFVTRGAVAARPGDTVDHPAQAAVWGLIRSAQTENPDRFVLVDTDDTPASRAVLEAAATEPQLVIRDGEVHVPRLVRTEPAPGRLDPDGTVLITGATGSLGRLLARHLVAEHGVRHLLLLSRGGRDEELMALDADVTMVACDVADRAALAEVIGSVPADHPLTAVIHAAGTLDDGLIASLTPEQIDRVLRPKTDAALHLHELTKDLPLSAFVLYSSAASAFGGPGQGNYAAANAVLDALAAHRRALGLPGLALGWGYWERASGMTGHLDQGELASRMIRSGVLPMTAEEGLALFDGALGSDRALLLPMRLDLPLLRKRGGLPPVLRGLVRTTARRAVTTPTPSVNDRLAGLTEADRDQAVLDLVRATVAGASGHADADTVEPTRSFKELGFDSLTSVELRNRLAAATGVRLKATAAFDYPTPAAIAQHLVETLFPQEQPVHDEFDEMDLDALVAQALDEA
- a CDS encoding response regulator transcription factor; the encoded protein is MEHLHQTPTETPNTQSFPGPREHTIPRNANSAAEGPTKPIALSVATSEATADRQLAGLVTSQLDLLTTARAHLTQSPEADVVVMLAGELTETVMDSLSLLAAHAENPAQCIVLVTGAMREQQLAHAIACGVVSILSCKTVSPKAIIATALTSAYGGSVLPQIATRWLVDGMRNRKDPTPDEYGRHPGGITRREADVLRLLANGRSTEEIASELHYSERTIKNIIQQMMLRLDLKNRVHAVSYALRAGAI
- a CDS encoding LLM class flavin-dependent oxidoreductase, which translates into the protein MATQFGVGMPTLAAAGNDFPLAESARRAEQLGFDSLWVVDHLIFHTGIVEPVTALATAAAVTEDIGLGFGVLQAAMRQPALLAKQLASLQLLSRDRIRLGVGVGGENPAEWAAAGVPPGTRGRRTDALLAALPGLLAGQAVRLGPPYDLDVPALAPAAKMPPVWIGGRGEPALNRAARYGDGWLGLFLDAARFDGRRSRLAELAEALGRPAPRVGITVFTAVDDRRPGPVKRSAGDFLAAVYGGSSPQIERYLIAGTSAEVADGLAEFRAAGADLVVLLPAATDYLDQYERLASIVVGNS